A single region of the Thermococcus sp. Bubb.Bath genome encodes:
- the nadA gene encoding quinolinate synthase NadA, with amino-acid sequence MEKEKLIEEITRLKKERNAIIMAHNYQLPEVQDIADFLGDSLELARKAVNVDADVIVFAGVDFMAETAKILNPEKTVLIPARGATCAMANMLTVKHILEAKKEYPDAPVVLYVNSTAETKALADVTVTSANAAKVVSKLDSDVVIFGPDKNLGHYVAKMTGKKIIPVPPNGHCYVHRKFTLEDVERARKLYPNAKLMVHPECEPEVQEQADIIVSTGGMIKRAPEWNEWVVFTEREMVYRLQKLYPNIKFHPAREDATCIGMKAITLQHVYESLRDMKYRVEVPKETAEKARKAIERMLEMS; translated from the coding sequence ATGGAGAAGGAAAAGCTCATCGAGGAGATAACCCGCTTGAAGAAAGAGAGAAATGCCATAATCATGGCTCACAACTACCAGCTGCCCGAAGTTCAGGACATAGCCGACTTCCTCGGCGACAGCCTCGAGCTCGCGAGGAAAGCGGTCAACGTCGACGCCGACGTGATAGTCTTCGCGGGCGTTGACTTCATGGCCGAGACCGCGAAGATTCTAAACCCGGAGAAAACAGTCCTCATACCCGCGAGAGGGGCAACCTGCGCGATGGCCAACATGCTCACCGTAAAGCACATCCTTGAGGCAAAGAAGGAGTACCCCGACGCCCCGGTCGTTCTCTACGTCAACAGCACGGCCGAGACTAAGGCCCTCGCGGACGTGACCGTTACCTCGGCCAACGCCGCGAAAGTCGTCTCCAAGCTCGACTCCGACGTGGTGATATTCGGTCCGGACAAGAACCTCGGCCACTACGTCGCCAAAATGACCGGAAAGAAGATAATCCCGGTTCCACCGAACGGCCACTGCTATGTTCACAGAAAGTTCACGCTGGAGGACGTTGAGCGCGCGCGTAAGCTCTACCCGAACGCCAAGCTCATGGTTCACCCGGAGTGCGAGCCAGAGGTTCAGGAGCAGGCCGACATTATCGTCTCAACTGGCGGTATGATTAAGAGAGCCCCAGAGTGGAACGAGTGGGTGGTCTTCACTGAGAGGGAGATGGTTTACCGCCTCCAGAAGCTTTATCCTAACATAAAGTTCCACCCCGCGCGGGAGGACGCAACCTGTATCGGGATGAAGGCAATAACGCTCCAGCACGTCTACGAGTCGCTCAGGGACATGAAATACAGGGTGGAAGTGCCGAAGGAAACAGCGGAGAAGGCGAGAAAGGCGATAGAGCGGATGCTGGAGATGAGTTAA
- a CDS encoding type II toxin-antitoxin system VapC family toxin — protein sequence MIPQVLESLSISYEVLPEEEFFEDAIEVASKTGAAGFGCYFMALAMVRDALLITDDEKMVHHARLLGVRSLLVREVSEEEIANLLSP from the coding sequence GTGATTCCGCAGGTTCTTGAGTCCCTTTCCATCTCTTATGAAGTTCTCCCAGAAGAAGAGTTTTTCGAAGATGCAATTGAAGTCGCATCCAAAACCGGTGCGGCCGGCTTTGGCTGTTATTTTATGGCCCTGGCTATGGTGAGGGACGCCCTGTTGATAACGGACGACGAGAAAATGGTTCATCACGCAAGATTACTTGGAGTACGAAGCCTCCTCGTTAGGGAAGTTAGCGAGGAGGAAATCGCCAACTTGCTGTCCCCTTAA
- a CDS encoding antitoxin family protein, protein MQAITLDRPSFDNAVGGVNAKVIEAIYEGRVIKPLKPLSLPSKKLVLYIEERRFSDPLWTSLSWKRVRMLMRASTPSGEGIMRVVLDTSVIAKALLKPRKSLPKEIFERESETHRKSKLIIHLCDSHDVALPKAGLVEVASVLKRNEEKLSREGDSAGS, encoded by the coding sequence GTGCAGGCTATAACGTTAGATAGGCCCTCATTTGATAATGCTGTGGGTGGAGTCAATGCCAAGGTTATAGAAGCAATTTATGAGGGGAGAGTTATAAAACCTCTAAAACCCCTCTCGCTGCCCTCAAAGAAGCTCGTGCTCTACATAGAGGAAAGAAGGTTTTCAGACCCCTTGTGGACGAGCTTGAGCTGGAAGCGCGTGAGGATGTTGATGAGAGCATCAACGCCATCCGGAGAGGGGATCATGAGAGTGGTTCTTGATACGAGCGTTATAGCAAAGGCCCTGCTGAAACCGCGAAAGAGCCTTCCAAAGGAGATTTTTGAAAGGGAGAGCGAGACCCATAGAAAATCGAAGCTGATAATACACCTGTGCGATTCTCACGACGTAGCTTTGCCCAAAGCCGGGCTCGTCGAAGTTGCCAGCGTCTTGAAGAGAAACGAAGAGAAACTGTCACGAGAGGGTGATTCCGCAGGTTCTTGA
- a CDS encoding L-aspartate oxidase codes for MSSVGIIGGGIAGLTAALSLAERGHEVTIIHTGIKSTNSYLAQAGIALPILEGDSPKVHVVDTLKAGKYLNDEEIVWNVISKASEAYDFLISLGLKFETNETEGGHSFPRVFTIKNETGKHLTKILYLHAKERGVNFIKGKAEELAVKHGKAYGVFVNGEFLKFDATIIASGGFTGLFKYTAGSPTNLGTLIGDAVMKGAFARDLEFVQFHPTGFIGKEGVKLISEAVRGAGAKLITEKGERFVNELSTRDIVARAIYRKMQEGKRVFLDATGIENFKKRFPQIYAFLVRERIDPSKDLIPVAPIAHYSVGGISVDLWYRTGIKNLYAIGEAASNGFHGANRLASNSLLECVVSGLEVARTVGREGPKARAVKEPSYHGYETGDVESLREILWEHAGIVRNARVLKEGLKKVKGIEADPRLKLLARGVLECALEREESRGSHYREDFPAMQKEFERSSFFDWKCRL; via the coding sequence ATGAGCTCAGTCGGAATCATCGGTGGCGGCATTGCTGGACTGACGGCCGCGCTGTCACTGGCGGAGCGCGGTCACGAAGTTACCATCATCCATACTGGGATAAAGAGCACCAACTCCTATCTTGCGCAGGCTGGAATTGCCCTTCCCATTCTGGAAGGCGATTCCCCCAAGGTCCATGTGGTTGACACTCTAAAAGCCGGCAAGTACCTCAACGACGAAGAGATTGTCTGGAACGTGATATCGAAGGCTAGCGAGGCCTATGACTTTCTGATTTCACTCGGTCTTAAATTCGAGACAAACGAGACTGAAGGGGGCCACTCCTTCCCGAGGGTCTTCACGATAAAGAACGAGACCGGGAAGCACCTCACTAAGATACTCTACCTCCACGCAAAGGAGAGGGGAGTTAATTTCATTAAAGGAAAAGCCGAAGAGCTCGCGGTTAAGCACGGAAAGGCCTATGGCGTTTTTGTCAATGGAGAGTTCCTGAAGTTCGACGCGACGATTATCGCTTCCGGCGGCTTCACTGGTCTCTTCAAATACACCGCAGGCTCTCCTACAAACCTCGGAACCCTCATTGGAGACGCCGTGATGAAGGGCGCTTTTGCTAGGGACCTTGAGTTCGTCCAGTTCCACCCGACGGGGTTCATCGGGAAGGAGGGCGTTAAGCTCATCAGCGAGGCCGTGAGGGGTGCCGGGGCGAAGCTCATAACAGAGAAAGGAGAGCGCTTCGTCAATGAGCTCTCCACAAGGGACATCGTGGCTAGGGCAATTTACAGGAAAATGCAGGAAGGAAAGCGCGTTTTCCTCGATGCGACTGGAATAGAGAACTTCAAAAAGAGGTTCCCGCAGATTTACGCCTTCCTAGTCAGGGAGAGAATAGATCCCTCAAAGGATTTGATTCCAGTCGCACCGATAGCCCACTACTCCGTTGGAGGCATTTCAGTTGACCTCTGGTATAGAACAGGGATTAAGAACCTCTACGCGATAGGTGAGGCCGCGAGCAACGGCTTCCATGGGGCCAACAGGCTCGCCAGCAACTCGCTCCTTGAGTGCGTTGTCTCTGGTCTTGAAGTGGCCAGGACTGTAGGACGGGAGGGGCCAAAGGCTAGGGCGGTAAAGGAGCCGTCCTATCATGGGTACGAGACAGGGGACGTTGAATCCCTCCGGGAAATCCTGTGGGAGCATGCCGGCATAGTCAGGAACGCAAGGGTGCTCAAGGAGGGCCTAAAGAAGGTGAAGGGTATTGAGGCGGACCCAAGGCTCAAACTCCTGGCCAGGGGCGTTCTGGAGTGCGCGCTGGAGAGGGAGGAGAGCAGGGGTTCGCATTACCGCGAGGACTTTCCAGCTATGCAGAAGGAGTTTGAGAGGTCGAGCTTCTTCGACTGGAAGTGCAGGCTATAA